In one window of Lampris incognitus isolate fLamInc1 chromosome 3, fLamInc1.hap2, whole genome shotgun sequence DNA:
- the LOC130110760 gene encoding THAP domain-containing protein 1-like, whose product MPGICCAVGCNNSRQRNPRLQFHSVPKELDRRNKWLASIRRDRWQPTSNSILCCQHFTGRKNDNPMSPDYVPSLFAHTSAGQRQKNIYANSMFEHTQQMKWKKTETLAPCSDTDHEIVAPFSTSDDTDNTI is encoded by the exons ATGCCCGGGAtatgttgtgctgttggctgtaacAACAGTCGTCAGAGAAACCCCAGACTACAATTTCATTCAGTCCCAAAGGAGCTAGATCGGCGGAATAAATGGCTGGCTTCAATCAGAAGGGACCGCTGGCAGCCGACTTCTAACTCCATATTGTGCTGTCAACACTTTACCG GAAGAAAAAATGACAACCCCATGAGCCCTGATTATGTACCCAGCCTGTTTGCACACACTTCAGCTGGACAGCGGCAGAAAAACATCTATGCCAACAGTATGTTTGAGCATACCCAGcagatgaaatggaaaaaaactgAGACTTTGGCCCCTTGCAGTGACACTGACCATGAGATTGTGGCCCCTTTCAGCACCAGCGATGACACCGACAACACCAT ATAG
- the hsd17b7 gene encoding 3-keto-steroid reductase isoform X3: MSSVVLVTGANSGIGLALCKRLLAEEPGLQLCLACRNLGRAQAARAALLTSHPKAQVALLQLDTSNITSVLNAAHEVKLRYNRLGYLYLNAGIMPNPEFDVKAFFKGLFSSKVITMFATGDGILTQKDNSTADGLQEVFATNLFGHFLLVRELMPVLCQAGQTSQVIWTSSSNAHRSAFDLEDMQHRKGTQPYSSSKYASDLLSLALNTHFNKQGMYSSVICPGFVMTNLTYGILPSLPGFIWTLFMPIFWLKVESVHLDTTFIDRCISSLI, from the exons ATGAGTAGTGTGGTTTTGGTGACGGGGGCGAATAG TGGTATAGGTCTGGCACTTTGCAAACGCCTCCTCGCAGAAGAACCTGGTCTACAGCTCTGTCTAGCCTGTAGGAACCTGGGTAGGGCTCAAGCTGCTCGAGCCGCGCTCCTGACCTCTCACCCCAAAGCCCAGGTGGCCTTACTACAGCTGGACACAAGCAACATTACCTCAGTCCTCAATGCTGCCCATGAGGTCAAACTCAG GTATAACCGGCTGGGCTACCTCTACCTCAATGCGGGCATCATGCCGAATCCAGAGTTTGATGTGAAAGCTTTTTTCAAAGGCCTCTTTTCCAG TAAAGTCATCACCATGTTTGCCACTGGGGATGGGATCCTGACACAGAAGGACAACTCGACAGCAGATGGACTGCAAGAGGTCTTCGCTACCAATCTCTTCGGTCACTTCCTTCTT GTCAGGGAGCTGATGCCAGTCCTGTGTCAGGCTGGCCAAACCTCCCAGGTGATCTGGACCTCATCTAGCAATGCTCACCGGTCAGCATTCGACCTTGAGGACATGCAGCATCGGAAAGGCACCCAACCTTACAGCTCCTCCAAATATGCCTCTGACTTGCTCAGCCTTGCACTCAACACACACTTCAACAAACAG GGCATGTACTCATCAGTGATCTGTCCGGGTTTCGTGATGACCAACCTGACATATGGTATCCTGCCCTCCTTGCCAGGCTTCATCTGGACCTTGTTTATGCCCATCTTTTGGCTT aaagttgaatccgttcatctggacacaacatttattgacagatgcatttcatcactcatataa
- the hsd17b7 gene encoding 3-keto-steroid reductase isoform X1, whose amino-acid sequence MSSVVLVTGANSGIGLALCKRLLAEEPGLQLCLACRNLGRAQAARAALLTSHPKAQVALLQLDTSNITSVLNAAHEVKLRYNRLGYLYLNAGIMPNPEFDVKAFFKGLFSSKVITMFATGDGILTQKDNSTADGLQEVFATNLFGHFLLVRELMPVLCQAGQTSQVIWTSSSNAHRSAFDLEDMQHRKGTQPYSSSKYASDLLSLALNTHFNKQGMYSSVICPGFVMTNLTYGILPSLPGFIWTLFMPIFWLIRICTNTFTLTPYNGAEALFWLYKQNPESLDSRAKYHSLTSGLGNNYTEPRKMDIDEDMSEALYNALLELEDSVKKMLKEKP is encoded by the exons ATGAGTAGTGTGGTTTTGGTGACGGGGGCGAATAG TGGTATAGGTCTGGCACTTTGCAAACGCCTCCTCGCAGAAGAACCTGGTCTACAGCTCTGTCTAGCCTGTAGGAACCTGGGTAGGGCTCAAGCTGCTCGAGCCGCGCTCCTGACCTCTCACCCCAAAGCCCAGGTGGCCTTACTACAGCTGGACACAAGCAACATTACCTCAGTCCTCAATGCTGCCCATGAGGTCAAACTCAG GTATAACCGGCTGGGCTACCTCTACCTCAATGCGGGCATCATGCCGAATCCAGAGTTTGATGTGAAAGCTTTTTTCAAAGGCCTCTTTTCCAG TAAAGTCATCACCATGTTTGCCACTGGGGATGGGATCCTGACACAGAAGGACAACTCGACAGCAGATGGACTGCAAGAGGTCTTCGCTACCAATCTCTTCGGTCACTTCCTTCTT GTCAGGGAGCTGATGCCAGTCCTGTGTCAGGCTGGCCAAACCTCCCAGGTGATCTGGACCTCATCTAGCAATGCTCACCGGTCAGCATTCGACCTTGAGGACATGCAGCATCGGAAAGGCACCCAACCTTACAGCTCCTCCAAATATGCCTCTGACTTGCTCAGCCTTGCACTCAACACACACTTCAACAAACAG GGCATGTACTCATCAGTGATCTGTCCGGGTTTCGTGATGACCAACCTGACATATGGTATCCTGCCCTCCTTGCCAGGCTTCATCTGGACCTTGTTTATGCCCATCTTTTGGCTT ATCAGAATTTGTACTAATACTTTTACCCTGACACCTTATAACGGAGCTGAGGCCTTG TTCTGGCTATATAAGCAAAACCCAGAGTCACTGGACTCTCGAGCCAAATACCACAGCTTAACATCTGGGCTGGGCAATAACTACACAGAGCCGCGGAAG ATGGATATTGATGAGGACATGTCAGAGGCCCTGTACAATGCATTACTGGAACTGGAAGATAGTGTAAAAAAGATGCTGAAGGAAAAACCGTAG
- the serbp1a gene encoding SERPINE1 mRNA binding protein 1a isoform X2, whose product MPGQMQEGFGCAITNRFDQLFDDESDPFELLKLAEIKKKEAPVPGAAKTAAQAAKQQKKESQKDRKNPLADKKEEIQAPVPLKKDGAGMRRMARRPEGDGSRPQGGQGEGRPPTDRRPVDRRPPRRFERPAGEAGEKTEGGEFSVEKPVGDRPMRGRGGGRGGRGGRGRGMGRSDGFDSRGKREFDRHSGSDRSLKGEEKRGGSGSHNWGTVKDELTELDQSNVTEENPEGEEHPAADSENKENEAEEVKEEGPKEMTLDEWKAMQDKERAKVEFNIRKANEGAEWKKGYVLHKSKAEDEKKGTLIDPEIDESKVEDEHHFRKPANDITSQLEINFGDLGRPGRGRGGPRGGRGGGRGRGEPREARDGAATRPPRGGRTDKSSGVSVPNVDDPEAFPALA is encoded by the exons ATGCCCGGACAAATGCAAGAAGGTTTTGGCTGCGCCATAACCAATCGGTTCGACCAGCTATTTGACGACGAGTCGGATCCGTTCGAGTTGTTGAAGCTTGCGGAGATAAAGAAGAAGGAGGCTCCCGTTCCCGGTGCCGCCAAGACAGCAGCCCAGGCTGCCAAGCAACAGAAAAAGGAGtcccagaaagacagaaagaacccCCTCGCCGATAAGAAGGAGGAGATTCAGGCACCCGTTCCGCTCAAGAAGGATG gcgcTGGTATGAGGAGAATGGCCCGGAGGCCAGAAGGTGATGGCTCCAGGCCTCAGGGTGGCCAGGGAGAGGGCCGGCCCCCCACAGACAGGCGGCCTGTGGACAGGCGACCCCCACGCCGCTTTGAGAGGCCTGCTGGAGAAGCTGGCGAGAAGACTGAGGGAGGGGAATTCTCTGTAGAGAA GCCTGTTGGTGATAGGCCGATGAGGGGACGTGGTGGTGGTAGAGGAGGCCGTGGAGGCAGGGGACGGGGAATGGGCCGCAGTGATGGTTTTGACTCTCGGGGGAAACGCGAATTTGACAGACACAGTGGCAGTGACCGATC ccttaaaggtgaggaaaaGCGCGGTGGAAGTGGATCTCACAACTGGGGCACCGTCAAGGATGAACTGAC TGAGCTTGACCAATCAAACGTCACTGAGGAGAACCCTGAGGGAGAGGAGCATCCAGCAGCTGACTCTGAGAacaa AGAGAATGAGGCAGAGGAAGTCAAGGAAGAAGGACCCAAGGAAATGACTCTCGATGAATGGAAGGCCATGCAGGACAAGGAGCGGGCCAAAGTGGAGTTCAACATCCGCAAGGCCAACGAGGGAGCTGAGTGGAAGAAAGGATATGTGCTGCACAAATCCAAGGCAGAGGAT GAGAAGAAGGGCACTCTGATAGACCCTGAAATAGATGAGAGCAAG GTAGAGGATGAACACCACTTCCGCAAACCAGCCAATGACATTACGTCCCAGCTGGAGATCAACTTTGGAGACCTTGGCCGTCCAGGCCGTGGCCGTGGGGGACCCCGTGGTGGTAGAGGAGGAGGCCGTGGCAGGGGCGAACCCCGTGAGGCTCGTGATGGAGCTGCTACAAGGCCACCCCGTGGAGGAAGGACAGACAAG TCAAGTGGTGTTTCTGTGCCCAACGTGGATGACCCCGAGGCCTTCCCAGCCCTGGCCTAA
- the serbp1a gene encoding SERPINE1 mRNA binding protein 1a isoform X1, with the protein MPGQMQEGFGCAITNRFDQLFDDESDPFELLKLAEIKKKEAPVPGAAKTAAQAAKQQKKESQKDRKNPLADKKEEIQAPVPLKKDGAGMRRMARRPEGDGSRPQGGQGEGRPPTDRRPVDRRPPRRFERPAGEAGEKTEGGEFSVEKPVGDRPMRGRGGGRGGRGGRGRGMGRSDGFDSRGKREFDRHSGSDRSSLKGEEKRGGSGSHNWGTVKDELTELDQSNVTEENPEGEEHPAADSENKENEAEEVKEEGPKEMTLDEWKAMQDKERAKVEFNIRKANEGAEWKKGYVLHKSKAEDEKKGTLIDPEIDESKVEDEHHFRKPANDITSQLEINFGDLGRPGRGRGGPRGGRGGGRGRGEPREARDGAATRPPRGGRTDKSSGVSVPNVDDPEAFPALA; encoded by the exons ATGCCCGGACAAATGCAAGAAGGTTTTGGCTGCGCCATAACCAATCGGTTCGACCAGCTATTTGACGACGAGTCGGATCCGTTCGAGTTGTTGAAGCTTGCGGAGATAAAGAAGAAGGAGGCTCCCGTTCCCGGTGCCGCCAAGACAGCAGCCCAGGCTGCCAAGCAACAGAAAAAGGAGtcccagaaagacagaaagaacccCCTCGCCGATAAGAAGGAGGAGATTCAGGCACCCGTTCCGCTCAAGAAGGATG gcgcTGGTATGAGGAGAATGGCCCGGAGGCCAGAAGGTGATGGCTCCAGGCCTCAGGGTGGCCAGGGAGAGGGCCGGCCCCCCACAGACAGGCGGCCTGTGGACAGGCGACCCCCACGCCGCTTTGAGAGGCCTGCTGGAGAAGCTGGCGAGAAGACTGAGGGAGGGGAATTCTCTGTAGAGAA GCCTGTTGGTGATAGGCCGATGAGGGGACGTGGTGGTGGTAGAGGAGGCCGTGGAGGCAGGGGACGGGGAATGGGCCGCAGTGATGGTTTTGACTCTCGGGGGAAACGCGAATTTGACAGACACAGTGGCAGTGACCGATC cagccttaaaggtgaggaaaaGCGCGGTGGAAGTGGATCTCACAACTGGGGCACCGTCAAGGATGAACTGAC TGAGCTTGACCAATCAAACGTCACTGAGGAGAACCCTGAGGGAGAGGAGCATCCAGCAGCTGACTCTGAGAacaa AGAGAATGAGGCAGAGGAAGTCAAGGAAGAAGGACCCAAGGAAATGACTCTCGATGAATGGAAGGCCATGCAGGACAAGGAGCGGGCCAAAGTGGAGTTCAACATCCGCAAGGCCAACGAGGGAGCTGAGTGGAAGAAAGGATATGTGCTGCACAAATCCAAGGCAGAGGAT GAGAAGAAGGGCACTCTGATAGACCCTGAAATAGATGAGAGCAAG GTAGAGGATGAACACCACTTCCGCAAACCAGCCAATGACATTACGTCCCAGCTGGAGATCAACTTTGGAGACCTTGGCCGTCCAGGCCGTGGCCGTGGGGGACCCCGTGGTGGTAGAGGAGGAGGCCGTGGCAGGGGCGAACCCCGTGAGGCTCGTGATGGAGCTGCTACAAGGCCACCCCGTGGAGGAAGGACAGACAAG TCAAGTGGTGTTTCTGTGCCCAACGTGGATGACCCCGAGGCCTTCCCAGCCCTGGCCTAA
- the hsd17b7 gene encoding 3-keto-steroid reductase isoform X2 gives MSSVVLVTGANSGIGLALCKRLLAEEPGLQLCLACRNLGRAQAARAALLTSHPKAQVALLQLDTSNITSVLNAAHEVKLRYNRLGYLYLNAGIMPNPEFDVKAFFKGLFSSKVITMFATGDGILTQKDNSTADGLQEVFATNLFGHFLLVRELMPVLCQAGQTSQVIWTSSSNAHRSAFDLEDMQHRKGTQPYSSSKYASDLLSLALNTHFNKQGMYSSVICPGFVMTNLTYGILPSLPGFIWTLFMPIFWLFWLYKQNPESLDSRAKYHSLTSGLGNNYTEPRKMDIDEDMSEALYNALLELEDSVKKMLKEKP, from the exons ATGAGTAGTGTGGTTTTGGTGACGGGGGCGAATAG TGGTATAGGTCTGGCACTTTGCAAACGCCTCCTCGCAGAAGAACCTGGTCTACAGCTCTGTCTAGCCTGTAGGAACCTGGGTAGGGCTCAAGCTGCTCGAGCCGCGCTCCTGACCTCTCACCCCAAAGCCCAGGTGGCCTTACTACAGCTGGACACAAGCAACATTACCTCAGTCCTCAATGCTGCCCATGAGGTCAAACTCAG GTATAACCGGCTGGGCTACCTCTACCTCAATGCGGGCATCATGCCGAATCCAGAGTTTGATGTGAAAGCTTTTTTCAAAGGCCTCTTTTCCAG TAAAGTCATCACCATGTTTGCCACTGGGGATGGGATCCTGACACAGAAGGACAACTCGACAGCAGATGGACTGCAAGAGGTCTTCGCTACCAATCTCTTCGGTCACTTCCTTCTT GTCAGGGAGCTGATGCCAGTCCTGTGTCAGGCTGGCCAAACCTCCCAGGTGATCTGGACCTCATCTAGCAATGCTCACCGGTCAGCATTCGACCTTGAGGACATGCAGCATCGGAAAGGCACCCAACCTTACAGCTCCTCCAAATATGCCTCTGACTTGCTCAGCCTTGCACTCAACACACACTTCAACAAACAG GGCATGTACTCATCAGTGATCTGTCCGGGTTTCGTGATGACCAACCTGACATATGGTATCCTGCCCTCCTTGCCAGGCTTCATCTGGACCTTGTTTATGCCCATCTTTTGGCTT TTCTGGCTATATAAGCAAAACCCAGAGTCACTGGACTCTCGAGCCAAATACCACAGCTTAACATCTGGGCTGGGCAATAACTACACAGAGCCGCGGAAG ATGGATATTGATGAGGACATGTCAGAGGCCCTGTACAATGCATTACTGGAACTGGAAGATAGTGTAAAAAAGATGCTGAAGGAAAAACCGTAG